The DNA segment CAGGCCCTTGGGGCCCTTGGTCACATCGAACTGCACCTTCTGGCCCTCGGCCAGGGTGCGGAAGCCGTCCATCTGGATGGCGGTGTGGTGGACGAACACGTCCTCACCACCGTCGTCCTGCTGGATGAAA comes from the Deltaproteobacteria bacterium genome and includes:
- a CDS encoding cold-shock protein; its protein translation is FIQQDDGGEDVFVHHTAIQMDGFRTLAEGQKVQFDVTKGPKGLQASNVRAG